The Raphanus sativus cultivar WK10039 chromosome 2, ASM80110v3, whole genome shotgun sequence genome includes a region encoding these proteins:
- the LOC108840946 gene encoding uncharacterized protein LOC108840946, whose product MGFIRPPAVRSGGDYIESIFGEYSTGKPKPSRKLNFVTALTFLQFAFAVYATVLLYYMSPSIDLRTKPDFTWATKWAHSMRSYIVTPHVVGRFQDSEDNNIPAMLSPAEVCEYEKIDFSQKKSNDEKMIKMKRELYDDVLDFQKKNLGSESLDELMKMNSKWALNGPNKPKVTVILNHFKRKTLCAQLDSLLHQTLPFHHVWVLAFGSPNEASLRRIAGSYNDSRISFISSNYDFKYYGRFQIALQTEADLVYILDDDMIPGKKMLQMLAHVAGTEKYENSVLGSIGRILPFRQKDFTFPSYRKFRSKEAGLYLPDPAYDITLDRILQVDFLSSSWFLSAELVKALFIEKPFTFATGEDLHLSYQLQKYRNAASFVLPVDPNDKETWGDSEHRLAYVSETTVIFKNIVEVRDNQWWKALSTGYITQWAAMYPQKIDAMFYAHSIDEVKVLGPLLEKFRTIVGKKAYIVVSGGKFCPCEDAASALNWPKVVCNERRFKIFDLEVGAILGVSNSEVPVLQAVYSSMKGLIKIHNPSVLITVADADPNVKKALKMAAETNLNGTALVLLPRSSISKVLWMADLRSTALPNWNKMRVSVNIITQNRAQSLLRLLRSLSNAYYLGDEIALSFNMDSKVDEETIKVVTTFDWPHGPKTLRRRIIQGGLIRAVSESWYPASDDDFGLLLEDDIEVSPYYYLWIKYALLAYHYDPQVSFPELSSISLYTPKIVEVVKERPKWNPTEFFKKIHPHTPYLHQLPCSWGAVFFPKQWREFYVYMNMRFTENAKANPVQIPKSRTNGWQASWKKFLIDMMYLRGYVSLYPNFPNQQSFSTNHMEPGAHIAAKDNVVKHNKTDFEVPLLMDDFRNFLPNLKLPPASKLPSLNLFNVPVSLKGLKAAGAKLGQDVLRCNNVSEIVAVNHQTGLPARCMKF is encoded by the exons ATGGGTTTCATCCGGCCACCGGCGGTGAGAAGCGGCGGTGACTATATAGAGAGCATTTTCGGAGAATACTCCACCGGAAAACCAAAACCTAGCCGGAAACTCAACTTCGTGACGGCGCTTACGTTTCTTCAGTTCGCATTTGCCGTCTACGCCACCGTGCTTCTCTACTACATGAGTCCTTCCATTGACTTACGGACCAAACCGGACTTCACTTGGGCCACAAAATGGGCCCATAGCATGCGTAGCTACATTGTCACCCCACACGTCGTCGGCCGTTTCCAAGACTCGGAGGATAACAACATTCCGGCGATGCTATCCCCGGCGGAGGTTTGCGAGTACGAGAAGATCGATTTCTCGCAGAAGAAATCAAACGACGAGAAGATGATCAAGATGAAAAGGGAGCTATACGACGACGTTTTGGACTTCCAGAAAAAGAACCTCGGTTCCGAGAGCTTAGACGAGCTGATGAAGATGAACTCCAAATGGGCCTTAAACGGGCCGAACAAACCCAAAGTAACAGTCATACTAAAccatttcaaaagaaaaacgcTCTGCGCTCAGCTCGATTCCCTCCTCCACCAAACGCTCCCGTTTCACCACGTCTGGGTCCTTGCCTTCGGGAGCCCCAACGAGGCCTCTCTCCGTCGCATCGCGGGAAGCTACAACGACTCTCGGATCAGCTTCATCAGCTCCAACTACGACTTCAAATACTACGGGAGGTTCCAGATCGCGCTTCAGACGGAAGCCGACCTGGTGTACATCCTCGACGACGATATGATCCCAGGGAAGAAGATGCTTCAGATGCTCGCGCACGTCGCGGGGACGGAGAAGTACGAGAACTCTGTCCTGGGAAGCATCGGGAGGATTCTACCGTTCCGGCAGAAGGACTTCACGTTTCCGAGCTATAGGAAGTTCAGATCGAAGGAGGCGGGGCTTTACTTGCCTGATCCTGCGTATGACATTACTCTGGATCGGATCCTCCAGGTTGATTTTTTGTCGAGCTCGTGGTTCTTGTCGGCTGAGCTTGTTAAAGCGTTGTTCATCGAGAAACCTTTCACATTTGCTACGGGAGAAGATCTTCACCTAAG CTACCAGCTTCAGAAATACAGAAATGCAGCTTCCTTTGTTCTTCCTGTGGATCCAAACGACAAGGAAACATGGGGAGACAGTGAACACAGACTCGCTTATGTCTCTGAGACCACAGTGATATTCAAAAACATCGTCGAAGTGAGAGACAACCAGTGGTGGAAAGCGCTTTCAACTGGTTACATAACTCAGTGGGCTGCAATGTATCCCCAAAAGATCGACGCAATGTTCTACGCGCATTCGATCGATGAAGTCAAAGTACTTGGTCCTTTGCTTGAAAAGTTCAGAACCATTGTTGGTAAAAAGGCTTACATCGTGGTCTCCGGTGGGAAGTTCTGTCCGTGCGAGGATGCTGCCTCGGCTTTGAACTGGCCTAAGGTGGTTTGCAATGAGAGGAGGTTCAAGATTTTTGATTTGGAAGTTGGAGCCATCTTGGGCGTGTCGAACTCAGAGGTGCCCGTGTTGCAAGCTGTGTATTCGAGCATGAAAGGGCTTATCAAGATCCATAACCCTAGCGTGTTGATCACGGTAGCCGATGCTGATCCTAATGTCAAGAAAGCTTTGAAAATGGCTGCTGAGACAAACCTTAATGGTACTGCATTGGTTCTTCTCCCGAGAAGTTCTATCTCCAAGGTTCTATGGATGGCTGATTTGAGATCAACAGCATTGCCAA ATTGGAATAAGATGAGAGTCTCAGTGAACATCATCACACAAAACCGAGCTCAATCGTTACTAAGACTGCTTAGGTCTTTGAGCAACGCATACTACCTTGGAGACGAGATAGCTCTCAGCTTCAACatggatagcaaagtggatgAAGAGACAATAAAAGTAGTGACTACATTCGATTGGCCTCACGGTCCCAAAACCTTAAGAAGAAGAATCATCCAAGGAGGCTTAATCAGAGCCGTTAGTGAGAGTTGGTATCCAGCTTCTGATGATGACTTTGGTCTCTTGCTCGAAGACGACATCGAAGTCTCTCCTTACTACTACCTTTGGATCAAATACGCTCTCCTAGCTTACCACTACGACCCTCAAGTGTCTTTCCCGGAGCTCTCCTCCATCTCTCTTTACACACCCAAGATCGTTGAGGTTGTTAAAGAGAGACCTAAATGGAACCCAACAGAGTTCTTCAAAAAGATCCATCCACACACACCTTACCTTCACCAGTTACCTTGTAGTTGGGGAGCTGTGTTCTTCCCAAAGCAGTGGAGAGAGTTCTACGTCTACATGAACATGAGATTCACTGAAAACGCTAAGGCAAACCCGGTTCAGATACCTAAATCAAGAACCAACGGTTGGCAAGCTTCTTGGAAGAAGTTCTTGATCGACATGATGTACCTTAGAGGTTACGTTAGTCTCTACCCTAACTTCCCTAACCAACAAAGCTTCTCAACCAACCACATGGAGCCAGGGGCTCACATTGCAGCCAAAGACAATGTGGTGAAACACAACAAAACCGACTTTGAAGTTCCTTTGCTTATGGATGATTTTAGAAACTTCTTACCGAACCTGAAACTCCCTCCTGCTTCAAAGCTTCCCTCACTCAACCTCTTTAATGTTCCTGTTTCTCTTAAGGGTCTTAAAGCTGCAGGAGCTAAGCTTGGTCAAGATGTTCTTCGTTGCAACAATGTCTCTGAGATTGTTGCCGTTAATCATCAGACAGGTTTACCAGCTAGGTGCATGAAGTTCTGA
- the LOC108825555 gene encoding homeobox-leucine zipper protein REVOLUTA, with the protein MEMMEVANHLERSSDRMNRHLDSNGKYVRYTSDQVEALERVYSECPKPSSLRRQQLIRDCSILAHIEPKQIKVWFQNRRCRDKQRKEASRLQSLNRKLSAMNKLLMEENDRLQKQVSQLVCENGYMKQQLTTTVVNDASCDSVVNPPHHSLRDVNSPTGLISIAEETLAEFLSKATGTAVDWVQMPGMKPGPDSVGIFAISQRCSGVAARACGLVSLEPVKIAEILKDRPSWYRDCRSLEVYTMFPAGNGGTIELVYMQTYAPTTLAPARDFWTLRYTTSLDNGSYVVCERSLSGSGAGPNPTSASQFVRAEMLSSGYLIRPCDGGGSIIHIVDHLNLEAWSVPDVLRPLYESSKVVAQKMTISALRYIRQLAQESNGELVHGLGRQPAVLRTFSQRLSRGFNDAVNGFGDDGWSTMHCDGAEDIIVAINSTKHLSNISSSLSFLGGVLCAKASMLLQNVPPAVLIQFLREHRSEWADFHVDAYSAATLKADTFAYPVVRPTRFTGSQVIMPLGHTIEHEEMLEVVRLEGHSLAQEDGFMSRDVHLLQICTGIDENAVGACSELIFAPINEMFPDDAPLVPSGFRVIPIDAKTGDVQDLITSNHRTLDLTSSLEVGPSPENASGNCSSSSSSRCILTIAFQFPFEPNLQENVAGMACQYVRSVISSVQRVAMAISPSGISSSLGSKLSPASPEAVTLAQWISQSYTHHLGSELVTIDSLGSNDSVLKLIWDHQDAILCCTLKPQPVFMFANQAGLDMLETTLVALQDITLEKIFDESGRKALCSDFAKLMQQGFACLSSGICLSTMGRHVTYEQAIAWKVFASSDNKDDNSNNNNLHCLAFSFVNWSFV; encoded by the exons ATGGAGATGATGGAGGTGGCTAATCACCTAGAGAGAAGCTCTGACAGAATGAACAGACATTTAGACAGTAACGGTAAGTACGTTAGGTACACGTCTGACCAAGTTGAGGCCCTCGAGCGTGTCTACTCCGAGTGTCCTAAGCCAAGCTCGCTCCGGCGTCAACAGTTGATCCGTGATTGTTCTATTTTGGCTCATATCGAACCTAAGCAGATCAAGGTCTGGTTTCAAAACCGGAG GTGTCGAGATAAGCAGAGGAAAGAGGCGTCCAGGCTCCAGAGCTTAAACAGGAAGCTTTCGGCGATGAATAAACTGTTGATGGAGGAGAATGATAGACTGCAGAAGCAAGTTTCTCAGCTTGTTTGTGAAAATGGATATATGAAGCAGCAGCTAACTACTACTGTT GTGAACGATGCAAGCTGCGACTCTGTGGTCAACCCTCCTCACCATTCTCTTAGAGACGTTAATAGTCCTACTGg ATTGATCTCTATCGCAGAGGAGACATTGGCAGAGTTCTTATCCAAGGCAACAGGAACTGCTGTTGATTGGGTACAGATGCCTGGGATGAAG CCTGGTCCGGATTCTGTTGGAATCTTTGCTATTTCTCAAAGATGCAGTGGAGTGGCAGCTCGTGCCTGTGGTCTTGTTAGTTTAGAACCTGTCAAG atAGCAGAGATACTTAAAGACCGGCCATCTTGGTACCGTGACTGTAGGAGCCTCGAAGTTTACACTATGTTCCCTGCAGGTAATGGCGGCACCATTGAGCTCGTGTACATGCAG ACGTATGCACCAACGACTCTGGCTCCTGCCCGAGATTTCTGGACCCTGAGATACACAACTAGCCTCGACAATGGTAGTTATGTGGTATGTGAGAGGTCACTTTCTGGTTCTGGAGCTGGTCCTAATCCTACTTCAGCTTCTCAGTTTGTGAGAGCAGAAATGCTTTCTAGTGGGTATTTAATAAGACCTTGTGATGGTGGAGGATCTATTATTCACATTGTTGACCATCTTAACCTTGAG GCTTGGAGTGTTCCTGATGTGCTTCGACCCCTTTACGAGTCATCCAAAGTCGTTGCACAGAAGATGACCATCTCC GCATTGAGGTATATCAGGCAACTAGCGCAGGAGTCTAATGGTGAGTTAGTGCATGGCTTAGGAAGGCAGCCCGCTGTTCTTAGAACCTTTAGCCAGAGATTAAGCAG AGGTTTTAATGATGCGGTTAATGGGTTTGGTGATGATGGGTGGTCtacaatgcattgtgatggaGCTGAAGACATCATCGTTGCTATTAACTCTACAAAGCATTTGAGTAATATCTCTAGCTCTCTTTCCTTCCTTGGAGGTGTGCTTTGTGCCAAGGCTTCAATGCTTCTCCAA AATGTTCCTCCTGCGGTTTTGATCCAGTTTCTAAGAGAGCATCGATCAGAGTGGGCTGATTTTCATGTTGATGCATACTCTGCTGCGACGCTTAAAGCCGATACTTTTGCTTATCCTGTAGTGAGGCCTACAAGGTTTACTGGGAGCCAAGTCATAATGCCTCTAGGGCATACGATCGAACACGAAGAA ATGCTTGAAGTTGTTAGACTAGAAGGTCATTCTCTTGCACAAGAAGATGGATTTATGTCCCGGgatgttcatcttcttcag ATATGTACCGGGATTGATGAGAATGCTGTTGGAGCTTGTTCAGAACTAATCTTTGCTCCTATTAATGAGATGTTCCCTGATGATGCTCCACTTGTTCCTTCTGGATTCCGAGTCATACCGATTGATGCTAAAACG GGAGATGTGCAAGACCTAATAACGTCTAACCACCGCACACTAGACTTAACTTCTAGCCTTGAAGTTGGTCCATCACCGGAGAATGCTTCTGGAAACTGTTCTTCTAGCTCAAGCTCGAGATGTATCCTCACTATCGCGTTTCAGTTCCCTTTTGAACCCAACTTGCAAGAAAATGTTGCCGGCATGGCTTGTCAGTACGTGAGGAGCGTGATTTCATCTGTTCAACGTGTTGCAATGGCCATCTCACCGTCTGGGATAAGCTCAAGTCTTGGCTCCAAGTTGTCACCGGCCTCTCCTGAAGCCGTTACTCTTGCTCAGTGGATCTCCCAAAGTTACAC CCACCACTTAGGGTCGGAGTTAGTAACGATTGACTCGCTTGGAAGCAATGACTCGGTGTTGAAACTTATATGGGATCACCAAGATGCTATCTTGTGTTGCACGTTAAAG CCTCAACCTGTGTTTATGTTTGCGAACCAGGCTGGTTTAGACATGCTAGAGACAACGCTTGTAGCCTTACAAGACATTACACTGGAAAAGATCTTTGATGAATCTGGTCGAAAGGCTCTCTGCTCCGACTTCGCCAAGCTAATGCAAcag GGATTTGCGTGCTTGTCTTCAGGAATCTGTTTGTCTACAATGGGGAGACATGTGACTTATGAACAAGCTATTGCTTGGAAAGTGTTTGCTTCCTCCGACAACAAGGACGACAacagtaataataataatttgcaTTGTCTTGCTTTCTCGTTTGTAAACTGGTCGTTTGTGTAA